The following proteins are co-located in the Desulfomonile tiedjei genome:
- a CDS encoding class I SAM-dependent methyltransferase, with product MTDSVQDSWSRLMSWRSECWQRFGNVLDFPIRSPHEELPGLLAAQKRVLDVGAGAHMPFRGAVLRAAAVYYSLDTDPEGEFDFRSFGEISEDLSFDLVIANQVLEHMSVDEAFAVVRSSYEHLGDGASLLATVPNAAHPVRQRDCTHITPWPANDLYSLMRSAGFELVSMTRYNKFPLTKNPLRRWVVQTVCKEFRVDWCDSIMAIGRKRS from the coding sequence ATGACCGACTCGGTTCAGGATTCGTGGAGCCGCCTGATGAGCTGGCGCAGCGAGTGCTGGCAGCGGTTTGGCAATGTCCTGGATTTCCCGATTCGTTCGCCTCACGAGGAGCTTCCCGGCCTGCTGGCCGCGCAAAAGCGCGTTCTCGATGTGGGCGCAGGGGCCCACATGCCGTTCAGGGGGGCTGTCTTGCGGGCTGCCGCGGTCTATTATTCACTCGACACGGACCCGGAAGGTGAATTTGATTTTCGCTCTTTCGGCGAGATATCCGAGGATCTCTCCTTTGACCTTGTCATCGCCAACCAGGTCCTGGAGCACATGTCGGTTGATGAAGCTTTTGCGGTTGTGCGTTCTTCGTACGAGCATCTTGGCGACGGGGCCAGTCTCCTGGCCACCGTCCCAAACGCGGCGCATCCCGTGCGGCAGAGGGATTGCACGCACATCACCCCCTGGCCTGCGAACGATCTGTACAGCCTCATGCGCAGCGCAGGCTTTGAACTGGTTTCCATGACCAGATACAACAAGTTTCCCCTCACAAAGAATCCCCTGCGGCGCTGGGTAGTGCAAACGGTCTGCAAGGAGTTCCGGGTGGACTGGTGTGACAGCATAATGGCTATCGGGCGCAAGAGATCTTGA
- a CDS encoding ABC transporter ATP-binding protein, protein MSDDVTIRIEGLWKRYGLPLPAFIHKGLNYIRKRKNSDNDGGPWALRDVSLEVRRGETVGIVGRNGAGKSTLLKVLAGVTGPTRGRVEIRGRIFPMIELNAGLHMELTGRENVRLLGAVMGLPHREIESKLPEIEDFTELGEWFDRPVRMYSSGMLGRLGFGVAVNIESDVVLIDETFAVGDLKFQNKSLARVKEMRESGATVLLVSHSLETLQFVARRGILLEQGVLLASGSALEAINEYEKLVFRSEQKRLEHRVRNRISSEDVNIYSARVYGKDGQSLTEVPAGEPFGIEVDLRLNRPLERPMFSMGILNAAGILCKWNISEEDGLSSEGRSDHYLLTVWYPENHLSTGAYEAHFAAREAASFETLERIAGIVSFAVIGSSRSRGIVAGPCRWELVPHKDAESRPGDRVERSNQGMGS, encoded by the coding sequence ATGTCCGACGACGTGACCATACGCATTGAAGGGCTTTGGAAACGATACGGCCTTCCTCTGCCCGCTTTCATACACAAAGGATTGAACTATATAAGAAAGCGGAAGAACTCCGACAACGACGGCGGCCCCTGGGCGCTCAGGGACGTGAGCCTCGAAGTCCGCAGAGGGGAGACGGTCGGGATCGTGGGCAGGAACGGCGCTGGAAAGAGCACCCTCCTCAAAGTCCTTGCCGGAGTGACCGGCCCCACCAGGGGGCGTGTGGAGATTCGCGGCCGGATCTTCCCCATGATAGAACTCAATGCCGGATTGCACATGGAGCTTACCGGCCGTGAGAACGTTCGACTTCTGGGCGCCGTGATGGGACTTCCTCATCGCGAAATAGAGTCAAAGCTGCCTGAGATCGAAGATTTTACGGAACTCGGAGAATGGTTTGACCGTCCGGTACGAATGTATTCCAGCGGCATGCTGGGCCGGCTCGGATTCGGGGTGGCGGTCAATATAGAAAGCGACGTGGTCCTCATTGACGAGACATTCGCAGTGGGAGACCTGAAATTCCAGAACAAGAGCCTGGCCCGAGTCAAAGAAATGAGAGAGAGCGGCGCCACGGTGCTTCTCGTGAGCCACAGCCTTGAGACCCTCCAATTTGTCGCTCGGCGAGGAATCTTGCTCGAACAAGGCGTATTGTTGGCCAGCGGTTCCGCGCTTGAAGCCATCAACGAATACGAGAAGCTTGTTTTCCGATCCGAACAGAAGCGTCTGGAACATCGGGTTCGCAACAGGATATCGTCGGAGGATGTCAACATCTATTCCGCTAGGGTGTACGGCAAAGATGGGCAATCGCTGACCGAGGTGCCGGCCGGCGAGCCCTTTGGCATCGAAGTCGATCTTCGCTTGAACCGGCCTTTGGAGCGCCCCATGTTTTCCATGGGAATTTTGAACGCGGCCGGAATCCTGTGCAAGTGGAATATCTCCGAAGAGGACGGTCTTTCTTCTGAGGGCCGTAGCGATCATTACCTGTTGACAGTTTGGTATCCGGAGAACCATTTGTCCACCGGGGCCTATGAAGCGCACTTTGCGGCCAGAGAAGCAGCCTCTTTTGAGACCCTCGAACGGATTGCCGGAATAGTGAGCTTCGCAGTTATAGGGTCAAGTCGCTCGCGAGGCATTGTCGCAGGCCCTTGCCGATGGGAACTCGTGCCGCATAAAGATGCGGAATCGCGGCCGGGAGATCGGGTAGAACGCTCGAACCAAGGAATGGGATCATGA
- a CDS encoding ABC transporter permease, whose protein sequence is MIRASLDNRGVYINSSPGSERVSRFFTLLKALVIRDVTSRYRRSSLGMWWAFLQPVILMLLFNMLRGFVNIPSDGLPYILFSYAGLVPWTFFSNAVAACGPSITANAEVIKKIALPREVFPLAAVSATLFDFAMSGIVLVGMMIWFKVHVSLALLWLPVLIILMTGVAFSVGILLAGLGTFRKDFIFATPFLTQAWLFATPVIYPLSSVPEAARSVYMLNPMVGVIEGFRNVLLKATAPPADALGWSVIMTAVMLAISWPVFRKLSGYFADVL, encoded by the coding sequence TTGATTAGGGCCAGCCTTGACAACCGCGGAGTATACATTAATTCCTCCCCGGGAAGCGAACGGGTGTCGCGATTTTTTACTCTGTTGAAGGCGCTTGTAATACGAGACGTCACGAGCAGGTATCGTCGCTCGTCTCTCGGCATGTGGTGGGCTTTTCTGCAGCCCGTGATTCTCATGTTGCTTTTCAACATGTTGCGGGGATTCGTAAACATTCCCAGCGACGGATTGCCCTATATTCTCTTCAGTTACGCAGGGTTGGTTCCCTGGACATTTTTCAGCAACGCGGTAGCAGCTTGCGGACCCAGCATTACAGCCAACGCCGAAGTGATAAAGAAAATTGCTCTGCCCAGGGAGGTCTTCCCGCTGGCAGCAGTGTCCGCGACGCTGTTTGATTTCGCCATGTCCGGGATAGTCCTGGTCGGGATGATGATCTGGTTCAAGGTCCATGTGAGCCTGGCGCTTCTGTGGCTGCCGGTGCTGATAATTCTGATGACAGGGGTAGCCTTTTCCGTGGGCATACTGCTGGCCGGACTGGGCACCTTCAGGAAAGACTTTATTTTTGCGACCCCGTTTCTTACGCAAGCGTGGCTGTTTGCGACACCAGTGATATATCCGTTGAGTTCCGTCCCGGAAGCGGCTCGATCAGTGTACATGCTCAATCCTATGGTCGGAGTCATAGAGGGGTTCCGCAACGTGCTCTTGAAGGCCACGGCCCCTCCTGCGGACGCGCTCGGCTGGTCCGTTATCATGACGGCGGTCATGCTGGCAATTTCGTGGCCGGTCTTTCGCAAGCTTTCCGGTTATTTTGCAGACGTGCTGTGA
- the tatC gene encoding twin-arginine translocase subunit TatC, with translation MEETETRESEVNGEEGRMSFLDHLGELRVRLVRAAIAIAIGFGVCIYFGERLFSLLAAPIMKLLPKDASLVFTALTDPFFVYLKVAFIAGLFLALPFVLYQIWLFVRPGLHTHERKLAAPFIMVATLLFYLGGMFAYFLVFPAAFKFFLSYTTPELKPMLAIKEFVSLVMLLMLAFGAIFETPIIILFLGLLGIFSSDTLKKGRRYFIVIAFVIAAVLTPTPDVLNQTLMAVPLMLFYEVGIHLLAIFERKRKRREEEEEEEDTPSASAD, from the coding sequence ATGGAAGAAACGGAAACAAGGGAATCAGAAGTGAACGGTGAAGAAGGACGGATGTCCTTTCTCGACCACCTTGGGGAACTCCGAGTTCGTCTCGTTCGGGCGGCTATTGCCATAGCTATCGGCTTCGGCGTGTGCATTTACTTTGGGGAAAGGCTGTTTAGTCTGCTCGCGGCTCCGATCATGAAACTTCTCCCCAAAGATGCCTCGCTGGTGTTCACGGCACTTACGGACCCGTTTTTCGTGTACCTCAAGGTCGCATTTATTGCAGGGCTGTTTCTCGCGCTCCCGTTCGTCTTGTACCAGATATGGCTGTTCGTCAGGCCGGGACTTCACACGCACGAACGCAAGCTGGCCGCGCCGTTCATTATGGTTGCCACGTTGCTCTTTTACTTGGGTGGGATGTTTGCCTACTTTCTGGTTTTTCCCGCCGCGTTCAAATTTTTCTTAAGCTACACCACCCCTGAATTGAAGCCCATGCTTGCGATCAAGGAGTTCGTCTCCCTGGTGATGCTGCTCATGCTGGCCTTTGGGGCTATTTTCGAGACGCCCATAATAATTCTGTTTCTGGGACTTCTAGGCATATTCAGCAGCGACACATTGAAGAAAGGCCGAAGGTATTTTATTGTCATTGCCTTTGTAATAGCCGCCGTACTGACCCCGACCCCGGACGTGCTCAATCAGACGCTCATGGCAGTGCCTCTCATGCTGTTTTACGAGGTCGGAATCCATTTGCTGGCCATATTTGAAAGGAAGAGGAAAAGAAGGGAAGAAGAGGAGGAGGAGGAAGACACACCTTCCGCATCAGCGGATTGA
- a CDS encoding MMPL family transporter, translating into MQLIVRILLLICRISTNHPRLVMAFFLVLSVAGFATMPWITMSSDPLAGIGETNRLIRLAAENYEKFGEQDSLILVVEFPEPPGEERLPFIKELAETVEKLPDIRRVRYRFLDPDDSEQVALLFKHFLLGMNQRERQEIQRIFTPEGMSDAFRRTTNRLVLAASPYMQKRLLEDPLELGQFVSESMRKRVGSVSFGDLYLLIASPDSTLYLIQITPSFPSTDVARGKALIGRLHEVIPEKITSVLQTMPTLREKSKDLRWYITGKTAFHYESDIIFDRETMTILCFSFSMVLALLIVVYRSLWSGLLFMIPIAAGVGPNYGLIWLSYSDVNPVVMGASGVLFGLGTDYGVHLWGSLRQEIDQGTSPIEAVAKVYQHTGPPVMLGALVGILAFLCLCLSKQPAMNQFGYVGATGLFLTLLSTLFLFPALVQFTSERKRDYVPRMRVSFKIFSRLYEKHPARIVTVSAVVILVCLFSASRVSHEKDLFKVFLARDMSSMASSERISKKFQSNFSQPTLLSFEVDDVQQGLHVQRQLDGILAHLMERDDSIASFDSISYLLSPDSVRADNIKGLSDVVASWPELAERFREKVKDSTLSASSVETIGNSFNETGKILQSIENGAEVDQGALAEVERGWYLARINGKYRFLTQIRYSDRMTDIAELRKADDKILDAMKVLPVKVQISGPRQIMQEVLSTLISELVTLGLYVMIAVIVFFFALFGHPLGVFLSLIPMVGAFAITLGVMGFLGLGLPFSIVGVAPLIFGLGMDNGVHVVMGALQEVNASVSATMDRVTRPIIFTSLTNVLGFVAMLASKHYSLEFLGWAMVIGMGSAVTLTLTTLPALLLILEKRRKRLSTQVGQVGCVPGKC; encoded by the coding sequence ATGCAATTGATAGTCAGAATATTGCTACTAATTTGCCGGATTTCTACGAACCATCCTCGACTGGTAATGGCATTCTTTCTTGTGCTGAGCGTTGCAGGTTTCGCCACAATGCCTTGGATAACTATGAGCAGCGACCCATTGGCGGGCATTGGCGAAACAAACCGCCTGATCAGGCTTGCAGCGGAGAACTATGAAAAGTTCGGCGAACAGGACTCACTTATCCTCGTGGTGGAATTCCCGGAACCGCCGGGAGAAGAGCGCCTTCCGTTCATAAAGGAATTGGCGGAAACGGTTGAGAAGCTCCCTGACATTCGCAGAGTGCGCTACCGCTTTCTCGATCCCGATGATTCAGAGCAGGTGGCCTTGCTTTTCAAGCATTTCTTGCTTGGGATGAATCAAAGAGAGCGTCAGGAAATTCAAAGGATCTTCACCCCGGAAGGGATGAGCGACGCGTTCAGGAGGACGACTAATCGGCTAGTGCTCGCTGCGAGTCCCTATATGCAGAAAAGGCTGCTGGAAGATCCTCTGGAATTGGGGCAGTTTGTTTCCGAGTCCATGAGAAAGAGGGTTGGATCGGTAAGCTTTGGAGATCTCTATCTCCTGATTGCCAGCCCCGACAGCACCCTTTATCTGATTCAAATCACACCGTCCTTTCCAAGCACTGATGTTGCGCGCGGAAAAGCGCTCATCGGGCGGTTGCACGAAGTCATTCCCGAAAAAATCACTTCGGTGCTTCAAACCATGCCCACCCTAAGGGAGAAATCAAAGGATCTCCGTTGGTACATTACAGGGAAGACGGCTTTCCACTATGAGTCAGACATAATCTTCGATCGCGAGACCATGACGATCCTTTGTTTTTCCTTCAGCATGGTGTTGGCGCTTCTCATCGTTGTTTATCGAAGCCTCTGGTCGGGGCTCCTGTTCATGATACCAATAGCCGCGGGAGTCGGGCCGAACTACGGCTTGATCTGGTTGAGCTATAGCGACGTTAACCCGGTGGTCATGGGGGCCAGTGGGGTGCTCTTCGGCCTAGGAACGGATTACGGAGTGCATTTGTGGGGGAGTCTGAGGCAAGAGATAGATCAAGGGACATCGCCCATTGAAGCGGTCGCTAAGGTCTATCAGCATACGGGGCCTCCGGTAATGTTGGGGGCCCTCGTAGGAATTCTGGCGTTCTTGTGCCTGTGTCTCTCAAAGCAGCCGGCCATGAATCAGTTCGGGTACGTGGGAGCGACAGGCCTGTTTCTAACCCTGCTTTCCACGCTTTTTCTTTTTCCGGCATTGGTGCAGTTTACGTCCGAGAGAAAGAGGGACTATGTTCCTCGAATGCGAGTCTCATTCAAAATCTTCTCAAGACTTTACGAGAAACATCCTGCCAGGATTGTCACGGTATCCGCGGTTGTCATCCTGGTATGTCTGTTCTCTGCATCCCGTGTTTCGCATGAGAAAGACCTGTTCAAAGTCTTTCTCGCACGAGATATGAGTTCAATGGCCTCGTCGGAAAGAATTTCGAAGAAGTTCCAGTCCAATTTCTCTCAACCCACACTGCTTTCTTTCGAGGTGGATGACGTGCAGCAAGGACTGCACGTTCAGCGGCAACTCGACGGCATTCTAGCCCACCTCATGGAAAGAGATGACTCGATAGCCTCCTTTGACTCGATTTCCTATCTGTTGTCGCCGGACTCCGTTAGAGCAGATAACATCAAGGGCCTTTCAGACGTTGTGGCGTCGTGGCCTGAATTGGCAGAGCGTTTCAGAGAAAAGGTGAAGGACTCCACCCTCTCGGCCAGCTCCGTTGAAACCATCGGCAATTCTTTTAACGAGACGGGAAAGATCCTGCAATCCATCGAGAACGGGGCAGAAGTGGACCAAGGCGCCCTCGCAGAGGTAGAGCGCGGCTGGTACCTGGCGCGGATAAACGGCAAGTACCGATTTTTGACCCAGATCAGGTATTCGGACAGAATGACGGACATAGCTGAACTTCGTAAGGCCGATGACAAGATTCTCGATGCAATGAAGGTTTTGCCGGTCAAGGTCCAGATTTCCGGACCACGTCAGATTATGCAGGAAGTCCTCTCTACCCTTATATCGGAATTGGTTACTCTGGGTCTCTACGTGATGATCGCTGTCATTGTCTTTTTCTTTGCTCTGTTCGGCCACCCCCTTGGAGTCTTTCTGAGCTTAATACCGATGGTGGGCGCGTTCGCAATAACCCTCGGGGTCATGGGGTTTTTAGGTCTCGGCCTACCTTTCTCCATCGTGGGGGTAGCGCCGTTGATTTTTGGCTTGGGAATGGACAATGGCGTTCACGTTGTCATGGGCGCTCTTCAGGAGGTAAACGCATCGGTCTCGGCGACAATGGACCGCGTGACGCGACCGATCATCTTTACCTCGCTGACCAATGTCCTGGGCTTCGTCGCCATGCTCGCATCCAAGCATTATTCGCTCGAATTTCTGGGATGGGCCATGGTCATAGGCATGGGCTCGGCCGTCACCTTGACTTTGACGACCCTGCCCGCCCTGTTGCTGATTCTCGAGAAACGACGGAAGCGCTTATCCACGCAGGTGGGACAGGTTGGGTGCGTTCCGGGTAAGTGCTGA
- a CDS encoding SagB/ThcOx family dehydrogenase: MVESAREYHEFTSYTRHDMGGGRLDWGNQPGVFKTYPGLGTISLPEVTAWPAGNLSAVLGTITDPADFDLDLESLSRVLLLTHSLTAKTRHAGADFYYRNVASAGALYPFELYVAAINVAGLDQGLYHQNVKDRGLTMIRSGDISPQLSLAVPLEEGTRPVLVFFLTSIFFRSSWKYRDRGYRYNLLDTGHLAENLCLAANAEHLPFRLIYDFDDSELADILRVDSTREACLAIGLVESGEASEGMESRTCQDASDDLAGQSWVSTREADYPVIHRLHSLSCRIVKPAVDAQNMWNSLGVRLNKWEKIEIPQRPPEVMSYAEAVFKRRSMRNFVRSQLPSEHLGNFLRILCADPLSSGGVLSPGQDSICVGFLAGNVQGMEPGFYILDTKGETISLVASGFLMDQMASACLGQAWLANCSLHFLFMSNLALLERTAGPRGYRHAMLAAGRLGQRIYLAATSMKMGCCGIGAFYDAEASGLLGLNEESVLLYLVATGPVKRWSAE; this comes from the coding sequence ATGGTTGAATCCGCGCGGGAATATCACGAGTTCACAAGCTACACTCGCCACGACATGGGCGGGGGCCGGTTGGACTGGGGCAACCAGCCGGGCGTCTTCAAGACGTACCCGGGGCTAGGAACCATAAGCCTTCCCGAGGTCACAGCCTGGCCTGCGGGCAATCTTTCCGCGGTTCTCGGAACGATTACGGACCCCGCCGATTTTGATCTAGACCTCGAAAGCCTTTCACGCGTGCTTCTCCTGACACACTCGCTGACAGCCAAAACCCGGCACGCGGGCGCGGATTTTTATTATCGGAACGTGGCGTCGGCAGGGGCGCTCTACCCTTTCGAACTCTATGTGGCTGCAATCAACGTAGCGGGCCTGGACCAAGGGCTGTACCATCAAAATGTGAAAGACCGCGGGCTTACTATGATTCGCTCGGGAGATATCAGCCCTCAGCTATCACTCGCCGTGCCCCTGGAAGAAGGAACACGGCCCGTCCTGGTCTTCTTCCTCACTTCCATATTTTTTCGGAGTTCCTGGAAATATAGGGACCGCGGATATCGTTACAATCTGCTCGACACGGGACACCTGGCGGAAAACCTGTGCTTGGCTGCGAACGCGGAGCACCTTCCTTTCAGGCTGATTTACGATTTTGACGACAGCGAGTTGGCCGATATTCTGAGAGTTGATTCAACGCGCGAGGCTTGCCTGGCGATCGGCTTGGTAGAAAGCGGAGAGGCGTCTGAAGGAATGGAGAGCCGGACATGCCAGGACGCCTCGGACGATCTGGCCGGCCAAAGCTGGGTATCGACACGAGAGGCAGATTATCCGGTCATACACCGCCTTCATTCCCTGTCATGCCGAATAGTCAAGCCCGCGGTGGATGCTCAAAATATGTGGAACAGCCTCGGAGTAAGGCTGAACAAATGGGAGAAAATAGAAATTCCTCAACGACCCCCGGAAGTAATGAGCTACGCGGAAGCTGTTTTCAAGCGCAGATCCATGCGAAATTTTGTGAGGAGCCAATTGCCGTCGGAACACCTGGGGAACTTCCTCCGCATTCTGTGTGCGGATCCCTTGTCTTCGGGGGGCGTTCTTTCCCCCGGGCAAGACTCAATATGCGTCGGCTTCCTGGCGGGAAACGTGCAAGGGATGGAACCCGGATTTTACATCCTGGACACGAAAGGTGAGACTATAAGCCTCGTGGCTTCAGGTTTTTTAATGGACCAAATGGCAAGTGCGTGCCTGGGACAGGCGTGGCTGGCCAATTGTTCATTGCATTTCCTCTTCATGAGCAACCTGGCGCTTCTCGAAAGGACAGCGGGGCCGAGAGGGTACCGGCACGCCATGCTCGCCGCGGGCCGGCTCGGACAAAGGATCTATCTCGCTGCTACTTCAATGAAAATGGGCTGTTGCGGCATCGGCGCATTTTACGACGCCGAGGCTTCCGGCTTGCTGGGCCTCAATGAAGAGAGTGTGCTCTTGTACCTTGTAGCCACAGGCCCGGTAAAAAGATGGTCCGCGGAATAG
- a CDS encoding C_GCAxxG_C_C family protein yields MLLAVCEAYGIQSELIPKIATGFCGGISRSCGMCGAVSGGIMALGLFTGRTAPDQSVMESYTASQKLMKNFEGTFGSTNCRDLTGVDLGTDEGQKKFKEDNIKERCKVYTGEATKMAVGLLEERRKAGRL; encoded by the coding sequence GTGCTGCTCGCCGTGTGCGAGGCTTATGGCATCCAATCCGAGTTGATACCCAAGATCGCTACCGGTTTCTGCGGTGGCATTTCAAGGAGTTGCGGCATGTGTGGGGCAGTAAGCGGCGGAATCATGGCGCTCGGTCTGTTTACAGGGAGAACCGCGCCGGACCAGTCGGTTATGGAAAGTTATACCGCTTCCCAAAAGTTGATGAAGAATTTTGAGGGCACATTCGGCTCGACAAATTGCAGGGACCTGACCGGCGTGGACCTGGGCACTGACGAAGGGCAAAAAAAATTCAAAGAAGATAACATCAAGGAGCGATGCAAGGTCTACACCGGAGAGGCCACCAAGATGGCAGTGGGTTTGCTGGAAGAAAGACGTAAAGCCGGGAGGCTGTGA
- a CDS encoding AAA family ATPase: MAEQETQGLRSILKDMVIARTSLVYLLTDEDRRVEAEVKTLASAFKPPFRVYVWTCTTGVTLGDEAVLPNPSIMAALDWFMDIQETAFLIVNDVHVFLKDNPPVIRKFKDAAKRIDQGYKTIFLMAPVLEIPIEINSEVVLVDVPLPRVEDIDRLLDQVIAKERHADGLKESLNEDVKDLFLKAGAGLTSQQVVQAFRKVLAGKKAITERELEMLFEEKKQIVRKSGLLELVPQNMAFEDLGGFGTLKKWLKMRQDIFSKRARDYGLSLPKGVLLMGISGCGKSLAVKAIAAFWQMPLLRLDMGRVYDGTHGTPEECLRKVIKTCEATAPCVLWIDEIEAGIANAGQKTLGGSASRVLASFLTWMQEKTAPVFIGATANNIELLPPEILRKGRFDELFYVELPQEDERAEIIRIHLAKRNVPLNKFTYPDLVKVSEGFNGAEIEQGVLGALFRAFSEHREIEQNDLFIALESIVPLSTTMKEQIKLLERWAFNRALKAGGN, from the coding sequence ATGGCTGAACAAGAGACTCAAGGCTTACGCTCCATTCTCAAAGACATGGTGATTGCGAGGACATCGTTAGTCTATCTCCTGACAGATGAGGACCGGCGCGTCGAAGCAGAGGTCAAGACGCTCGCGTCAGCGTTCAAACCGCCTTTCAGGGTCTACGTCTGGACATGCACGACAGGCGTGACTCTTGGGGACGAGGCCGTGCTGCCGAATCCTTCCATCATGGCGGCTCTTGACTGGTTCATGGACATTCAGGAAACCGCTTTTTTGATTGTCAACGACGTACACGTGTTTCTCAAAGATAATCCACCGGTCATTCGCAAGTTCAAGGACGCTGCGAAGAGGATCGACCAGGGATACAAGACCATCTTTCTCATGGCACCTGTGCTGGAAATTCCCATAGAAATAAACAGTGAAGTGGTGCTGGTCGATGTCCCGCTGCCAAGGGTCGAAGATATCGACCGACTGCTGGACCAGGTAATCGCCAAGGAGAGGCACGCGGACGGTCTTAAGGAATCTTTAAACGAAGACGTCAAGGACCTATTCCTCAAGGCCGGAGCGGGGCTCACGAGCCAACAGGTAGTTCAGGCATTCCGCAAAGTGCTTGCCGGCAAGAAGGCGATCACAGAGCGCGAGTTGGAGATGCTCTTCGAGGAAAAAAAGCAGATAGTCCGCAAAAGTGGACTCTTGGAGCTTGTCCCGCAGAATATGGCCTTCGAGGACCTGGGAGGGTTCGGCACTCTCAAGAAATGGCTCAAAATGAGACAGGACATCTTCTCCAAGAGGGCACGGGATTACGGGTTAAGCTTGCCCAAGGGCGTCCTGCTTATGGGGATCAGCGGCTGCGGCAAGAGCCTTGCAGTTAAAGCCATCGCGGCCTTCTGGCAAATGCCTCTCTTGCGTCTCGACATGGGCCGGGTGTACGACGGGACACACGGAACGCCCGAAGAGTGTCTCCGAAAGGTAATCAAAACCTGCGAAGCGACCGCGCCTTGCGTGCTTTGGATAGACGAAATAGAGGCCGGGATCGCCAATGCCGGGCAGAAGACTCTAGGTGGCTCCGCGTCAAGAGTTCTCGCAAGTTTTCTGACCTGGATGCAGGAAAAAACCGCGCCGGTCTTCATAGGCGCGACTGCAAACAACATTGAATTGCTTCCACCGGAAATACTCCGAAAAGGCCGCTTTGATGAACTCTTCTACGTGGAGTTGCCTCAAGAAGATGAGAGGGCGGAGATAATCCGAATCCATTTGGCGAAAAGAAATGTTCCCCTGAACAAGTTCACATACCCGGACTTGGTCAAAGTCTCCGAGGGGTTCAACGGCGCGGAGATCGAGCAAGGCGTGCTAGGCGCGCTCTTCCGAGCGTTCAGCGAACACCGTGAGATCGAGCAAAACGACCTTTTCATAGCCCTGGAAAGCATTGTCCCGCTTTCCACCACCATGAAAGAACAGATCAAATTGCTGGAGAGATGGGCATTCAATCGCGCCTTAAAAGCCGGTGGGAATTAA
- a CDS encoding cupin domain-containing protein: MTMYKVDFKSIAWETPAQGVRFKAHKDEGKQLRFVEFYREFVEVDWCQRGHIGYVLEGELEIDFSGQLISFSKGDGVFIPAGELHQHKARAITDVAKVILVEEP, from the coding sequence ATGACTATGTATAAGGTTGATTTCAAGTCTATTGCCTGGGAAACACCGGCTCAAGGTGTCCGTTTCAAGGCTCACAAAGATGAAGGAAAGCAACTCCGATTCGTGGAGTTCTATCGGGAGTTCGTCGAGGTGGATTGGTGTCAGCGAGGGCACATTGGATATGTTCTGGAGGGGGAACTTGAAATCGACTTCAGCGGACAACTGATCTCATTCAGCAAGGGCGATGGGGTCTTCATTCCGGCGGGCGAACTCCATCAACACAAGGCAAGGGCCATCACGGACGTTGCAAAAGTGATTCTGGTGGAAGAGCCTTAA
- a CDS encoding ABC transporter ATP-binding protein, producing the protein MLKVEHIDVFYGDLQVLWDVSFEVRQGEIVVLLGANGAGKSTTLKTVSSLLKPLKGTVTFEGTRLDELPAHKIIQYGLAHVPEARRLFSDMTVEENLIVGALTGEAKAKRKQTMSWVYELFPRLAERKRQPAGTLSGGEQQMAAIGRGLMSLPKLLMFDEPSLGLAPILVSDIFRIVKRINKEGVTILLVEQNVKHTLGMCNRAYVLENGRITLSGTGQEFLNNDHVKEAYLGI; encoded by the coding sequence GTGCTTAAGGTCGAACACATAGATGTGTTCTACGGTGATTTGCAGGTCCTGTGGGATGTCTCCTTCGAGGTGCGGCAGGGAGAAATAGTTGTGTTGCTTGGAGCCAACGGCGCCGGCAAATCCACTACCCTCAAAACCGTATCATCTCTCCTGAAACCCTTGAAAGGGACCGTGACTTTTGAAGGGACCCGTTTGGACGAGTTGCCCGCTCACAAGATCATCCAATACGGATTGGCGCACGTTCCTGAGGCCAGGCGGCTTTTTTCGGACATGACCGTGGAGGAAAACCTGATTGTGGGAGCGTTGACCGGTGAAGCAAAGGCCAAGCGAAAACAGACCATGTCTTGGGTTTACGAATTATTTCCCCGACTGGCAGAGAGAAAGAGGCAGCCAGCCGGCACTCTGTCAGGCGGGGAGCAGCAAATGGCCGCGATCGGCCGCGGGTTAATGTCTTTGCCGAAATTGCTTATGTTCGATGAGCCTTCATTGGGACTGGCGCCGATCCTGGTTTCAGACATTTTTAGGATCGTGAAACGAATCAACAAAGAAGGCGTAACGATCCTTCTTGTGGAGCAGAACGTGAAGCATACCCTCGGCATGTGTAATCGTGCATACGTGCTCGAGAATGGGCGCATCACACTGTCAGGCACAGGTCAGGAGTTCCTCAACAACGACCACGTTAAAGAAGCTTACCTGGGCATATGA